Proteins from a single region of Blattabacterium sp. (Mastotermes darwiniensis) str. MADAR:
- the dut gene encoding dUTP diphosphatase, with protein sequence MSITIKIRNLSRHALPSYATEGSSGIDLQAYIEKDIIIPSMERKIIPTGIYMEIPTGYEAQIRPRSGLALHHGITVLNNPGTIDSDYRGEIKILLINLSHHSFTVKNGDRIAQIVVYKHEKVKWNP encoded by the coding sequence ATGAGCATCACAATTAAAATCCGTAATTTATCCCGTCACGCTCTCCCATCTTACGCTACAGAAGGATCCTCAGGAATAGATTTACAAGCCTATATAGAAAAGGATATTATTATTCCATCTATGGAAAGAAAAATTATCCCAACTGGAATCTATATGGAAATACCCACTGGATATGAAGCTCAAATACGACCAAGAAGTGGATTAGCTTTACATCATGGAATAACTGTTCTAAACAATCCAGGAACTATCGATTCAGATTATAGAGGAGAAATAAAAATCTTACTCATCAACCTATCTCATCATTCTTTTACCGTAAAAAATGGCGATAGAATAGCACAAATAGTAGTTTACAAACACGAAAAAGTAAAATGGAACCCATA